In the genome of Leopardus geoffroyi isolate Oge1 chromosome B1, O.geoffroyi_Oge1_pat1.0, whole genome shotgun sequence, the window caatacatttagactgacaaagaagcactctcgTACTCGCCCatccgcgtccctcgcgggaacttaggtgcctcttagcatgggcgggcaggtataaaccccctgctcggatcaaaaaaattttgaccgccttaagctgtatgaggatcaccgcggaaatcgggttagagcccactcgaatcccatagcttatgctgtgggactacacatagggtaagtcaggcgcgtgcccctgactcccaacaatcattccattcaacagacagacacacagacatacatcacctcaaaataccggtaacaattggcatgcctagatggtttttccttttttagatgCCTAGAGATATTTCTTAGCACTCTGGAagttcatagagaaaatgaaagtatttagttcgcaggcgcgttgggcgtaagcagcccacagaaaagaatcctgaTGGGCCAAAAAAGGCCCCCCGATGGACCaagcaggtccccagatgggccaagaaggcccccagatggaccaagcaggtccccagatgggccaagaagGCCCCCAGATGGGCCGAGAAGGCCCCCAGATGGACCAAGCAGgtccccagatgtcagtggacgtctccaactgaccccggccgggtgccctatagcgcgtccgccagggtcacaccagcttccagacagaaccggttctccagagaagaagcacagatcagagagaaaaggaagaacgttagagccggcttacttaccgatcggaatcagatacgacccattgaccagaagtctggtgggctcgggggagatctcggtgggacctccaaatgtaatgcccgaagttcctaaacctcccacaaaagaccaccagggtcgtgagtcaaagccaagcggcaaggggcgtttattgcaggttcgaacctggacctctgcgcactcgttgccggtgacgctaagaggcctcgatcagagttggtatagggtttttatagacagggacaaacagcataggtgagtgagggtcctgattggtaaattctaaagtaaggacatttgtagttttctgattgggcgtcctttgtctgtccttcggcgagaaggctttgtccgttacttgtggtgggaggagaaaaaaagggggaaggggaggaatgtgttaagcaagcaagattacagaagcgaaggacgccagttagtttgtgtacaattactatagttactcatttcattacatatcagactacattcatttagggagatttacaacccattctactacacggcgggttacatccaggaaaggtctcacaatgctcatagcaaccagcaagcaaaacagacttctcagcaattgtatttcttgtcaaagatccacaatacgggaagagagaacttagctttaaactcTTTGGATTGTTCTTTTCACTAAATTCcacccctgaaaccaagactgCACTCAATGTCAACTAAATTTGATTGACATTTGGAAAATGGAGGGGggactgggtgcctcagtcagttgagtgtccaacctcagctcaggtcaggatctcatggttcgtggggttgagctccacgttgggctctgtgctgacagctcagagcctggagctgctttgggttctgtgtttctctctctctgcccctcccatgctcacactcggtctctgattatgtgtgtgtctctctctctgtttatttaaacattttatttcatgtttaaataaaacatgaaacaatagatcaataaatgttaaaaatagattaagaaaaagtatttttcctcTATCGGCTCTGGTATTTGAACATCCAGAATTAAATGTGATTTCCTGTACAAAATTCACGTACTGACATTAGTTCCCACTAAGTGTGGTGTGTATGTTTAATGCAGactggaaacaacaacaacaagaactaCAACAACAACAGGCTTTACCCTGTCAGTGCCATTGGCAAACGACCAGAGATCTCCTATATggcccccctcccctgggggGAATTGAAGGATCATGCGCTAATTCCCATTCAACAATGTATTTAGTGAGTCTCGCTCCTAAGAAATACAGGTGTCACTGAGAGCATCCATCCATACCCTGACCTGAAATACCACATTGTTGCCTCGGTGTCCACTTGAGACTGTTTTTCTGAGGTGTACAACCGAGGACCAAGATTGCAATGCAACTGAGCAGAAATCCCTGAGCCTCCTCCCTTGTGGAGGAGACTGTCCGATGGGGGGATGGTGGTCAACTCTGCGGAACAAGGTAGAGCTGCTTGGTGGCTCAGCAAGAAGAGGTGGAAGAAGGTTCCTTTCCCCCATTTGCTCTGCAGCCTCGTGGGAGGGGGATTGTTAAGGGAACCTAATCTAATGAACATGGGCCAGGAAGGCTCCACCCACCCGTCTCCTgagaaataagcatttatttgCTCCTTGCCCTTCCAGGCAATTAGCCAATGTTCACATGAACATGTGGAgactttacaaaatatattatgtatacaagGAAACGCTTTGCACAGTTATGAATTTGtgtttccttctgctcctctccttcgGACACAAGACATTCCTGAAAAGGCTGTCTGCTCCCACGTAGAGCTAGAGTTCTTCCAGTTTCCTGGTCATTTGCCACTTCTCCGTGTGGAAGCACTGAGATTGTGTCAAACTCCTTCCCCTGCCGGTGCATGTTTGGATATCACCGAGAGTCCCCACACGCACATGTTTGGGCACATGTACTTTACCAATACACAGAGAGTAGGGAATGGGATGATGGGACCGTGAGTCCCAGGCATTTTCACAGGGACTCCCGGTGCTCTGCCTTGTTTCCACCTTCATGCCTCATTGGCCACTTCCTCTGACCCTTTCAGGCTCTGAGAGTGCCCGATGATCCTCGGTGCTGATGGAGGGGAGAAACCTTCCAAATACCCAGCATAATCCACACCTCTCCAATAACATCATTACAGCCAGCCAGCCTTAAAGCTCAGGATTCTCCATGTCAACTGGAATGCCATACCTCTTGAATACAGCCAGATTCATGGTCCCTCCACATGTCCCGATCACACCCACCTACAACACACAAAATGTGGCCTACAAGGTACTGGGAGTGAGTGAGTAGTGAGTGAGGGCGGGTGAGTGTGCACGTGGGCAGGCGTGTATCTCAAAGCCTGTAGTGGGATCCCTGCACTGCTTCCTGAGACCTCTGTcccttcttgttcttcctcttgGTAGCTCTGGCTCTGCCGGTGAGACAAGGGACTCGGTTAATGGCCGTTGCCCTCTGAGGTGGGATGTCCCTGGCTGAACTGTTGAGCCGGTAGATGTTTGGTTCACGGTGATCCTTTCCCATCTCATCTGTGTATTTGGACTGGTGAATTAGGACTGCGTCGGGGGGAAGAGCAAATTCTAGCTTCCTGAGGTTGAATTCAGACTTGGGACGGTGGCTTTCTTGGAGGAATCTCCACTGGTCTAACGTGATTGCTGGCAGTGGCGTCTCTTCCACGTGATCCTCCGATGGTGGCACCTCGATGCTGGGGTCGGTTTCAGGCCCCCCTTGGGCCGCAGCCGTGCCTGCGTGGTCAGCCTGGAGGCATGTGGAttccccagcacctggctcaCTCCCACGGTCTCTTTCCAATTCACTCTTCTGGATGTAAAAGAGGACATAGGCGTGTTGGCTCAGGGCAGACGTCGCATCACTGGCGGTCACCTTCGCATCATCCATTTTGTACCACTGGCCGTTCCCAGCTTTGATGTAACAGAAGTAATGTCCGCTGTGACAATTCCAGCCCGCGTGCACCAGCACGGCATAGAGCACATAAGTCAGCGACCCCCCGTTCCGCCCAGACACGTAGCGTCGCATGTCAAGGCGCTCAGGATATTGCACTTCCTTCGCCAGTTTGCTGCCCGTGAAATGGCAGAATCGTTTCAATACGAGCATCAGGACCTTGGAGCAAGTGTGCAAAGTCAACGTCTTGGAAGCAGGTACCTTGTCGAGACAAGTACTACAACGATAGGCATTTTCACCATCCAACTGTTCGGGCTTCACCAAGTGTTGCAAAGCTTGGCTCACACTCTGAGCTGCCCTGATATCCAGGCTAATGTCCAGGTAAGGGTCCAAAGTGCTGGAGACACCCTGGCAGTGGAGACACTGGATTTGAGACCTCCAGTACCCCCCAAAGATTTGCCGGATGAGGGTGGCGTCGTGAGCCTGAGGCTCTGAAGGCTTGTCCTCACGCAAACACGCTTGCTGCATAGCGTCCAGAGTGAACATCAGAAACTCATGGGCATCctcctgcctgtgtgtgtggaAGGCAGCGAGCAGCTTTGGCGGAGGCCGGATCACATCTCCCGGACGGCAGAGGGCCCGGGTCACGTGAG includes:
- the LOC123584337 gene encoding ubiquitin carboxyl-terminal hydrolase 17-like protein 6, translated to MRGGESHGGPTLPEKPSPSSHTPCDLPNGRAPTSTGLPPAKKPVSWRRPSVVGAGLQNLGNTCYANAALQCLTYTPPLASYMLSQEHSRSCGRQPFCVLCALQAHVTRALCRPGDVIRPPPKLLAAFHTHRQEDAHEFLMFTLDAMQQACLREDKPSEPQAHDATLIRQIFGGYWRSQIQCLHCQGVSSTLDPYLDISLDIRAAQSVSQALQHLVKPEQLDGENAYRCSTCLDKVPASKTLTLHTCSKVLMLVLKRFCHFTGSKLAKEVQYPERLDMRRYVSGRNGGSLTYVLYAVLVHAGWNCHSGHYFCYIKAGNGQWYKMDDAKVTASDATSALSQHAYVLFYIQKSELERDRGSEPGAGESTCLQADHAGTAAAQGGPETDPSIEVPPSEDHVEETPLPAITLDQWRFLQESHRPKSEFNLRKLEFALPPDAVLIHQSKYTDEMGKDHREPNIYRLNSSARDIPPQRATAINRVPCLTGRARATKRKNKKGQRSQEAVQGSHYRL